The sequence TCCTCTATATGCCAGTCTAAACATCTGGCCCCAGGTTTTGAATCGCCTTGCCGGGCACTCAGGTGATGAACAGGAAAGAGCGCTGCACAAGAGTGCTGCTGGGTGTGACGTGTTGGAGGGAGGATTATCCAACCCTGCTGGCTCAGCTCTGGGCCCAGCTTCCAGGTGGGTCTGGGAGACCGAGGAGAGACGGGGATGTTGTGATACCTGGGGAAGAGGCTTGCAGAATCTacagggggaggcacagaggctgGAGTGAGCAGGGAGCCCATACCTCCCAGGGCCCAGGCAGGGGGCTACcactggaccccccccccccatttgtccAGGGGCAGCCTTAGCTCCCTACTtgacctcttcttcctccctctttcttccttccttccttccctcccctcccctcccctcccctcccctccctccctccctcccctcctccctccctccctccctccctctctccctccctcccttccttccttccttccctctttccctctttctctcctgccttccttccctcttccttcattttccccCAGGACATTTTTACTTGGATATGCAATTTTTAGGACAGTGTATTAATTTGCTAGTTGTTCTGATGGCACATTCGACCTTCGTATCAGCaaccatccactcatccatccaacAATTATTTTCTGTGGTGGTAAACAGCACTGTGGTTCGATCCGTAGTTGGAAAAAATACATAGCTTGTACCTTGGGAAGCTCAGTCTGCCCACGCCCTGCACGCCTGCTATGCAAGCAGGAGTTTCTGAGGGCAGCAGGCCTTCCAGATCCTTCCTGCTCCAGGTGTGTCTGTGGAGCCACCAGCATCCGTGCATCACCTGGGAGATGGTTAGAGAGGcagaacccccaccccccctcccccttgccccgACAGACCTACGGACTCAGGATCTGTATGTCAAGATCCCTGGGAGATTCGTATGTACCTTGAAGTTTCAGAAATGCTGTTCCCGATCTCTTCCCACGCTTGGGAGTGGGTAGAGGCTGTTATTTCTGGAGTGAGCTGAATTTAGAGACTGGAGCTTGCCATCGATGAACCTCTGGGGTTCCTTCCAGCCAGCAGAGCCTATGGTTCTTTTCTCTGAGCCCAAGTAATTTGAGCTCGGTTTCAGCGACAGACCCTTCTGTTGGGACCTCTCCCGGGAAGTTCTGTGGACAAGGACGCAGACGGTGGGTATGTGCCAGCAACGGCCCATAGCATCCAAGCCAAGTGGCTCTGAAATGAGGCGGATGGGGGAGGCAGTGTGTGTCTGTGGGGACAGAAGGGACGCCTTGGCTCACCGTGAGGTGTGCAAGTGTGGCTCTCTGTGGATTCGCTAACTTTTGGGAGAGGATTTTCACGGCTAACCAACCCTTCTCCCAGACATGGTTTAGGCCCCAACGCTGTGGAATGAAGCCTCACATGTCTGCACCAAAGAGGAACCGGGGACATCGAGAATCCCTAACTGTGGCTGATCTGTTCGGGTGGGAGCTGACCTTGTCTTGTGGTCCTTGCTGGGATCAATCCCCGTCAGGCTGAGGGTAGGGAGTGGGGGCAGACAGGAGTATCTGACAGAACAACAGGTCACGTTTGGTTCAATAAAGCTGCGGAAGTAAAACATCGCTAACGCGTAACGtgttcctgtgtgccaggcttttATGTCCGTGTAAAGAAATTGCATTACCTTATTCAGACCTCGGAGCCACCCTAGGATGTGGGTGCTTCCGTTACCTCCGTTTTATAAAGAGGGAggcgtgcctggatggctcagtcagaagtgtccaacttcggccctggtcatgatctcacagttcacaggttcaagccccgcatcaggccctgtgctacagctcagagcctggacctgcttcaggttctgtgtcttcctcgctctctgcccttcctgcgcttgtgctctgttttgctctcaaacattaaaaaatctttacaaagggggaaactgaggcccagagagggctgTGCCCCAGGCTTGTGTCACCTAGGACACCTGGGCCTTTTCCACTTTTTCATGCATGGTTGGGTCCTGCATGGGCCGTGGAGAGGGTCTGCAAGGGCCTCGGCAGTTTTCCAGGGCCCTTGAAAAGCCACTCACGCCCCCATTGCCCCAGAACTCTGGGCCGTCCCTGGGGACAGTTTCCACATTGCCCATGTATTTGAAATTGGTCTCAGAAAAATACCTTGCCATTCGGCCTTCTCCCCACAAATTAGGCAAAGACTGAATTTCCCATTATTGCCGAGTCCAGCCTTTCTTTTCAGGTGTCTCTAGAAGATGCTCTGAACTTTACCCTGGAGCTGCTTGTGGTTGAAAGAAATAGGGAGGCTGATGGGGTGGGCGACATTGCCTTTCGTCCTAACTGCTATGCATCTGAGACCATGAACATATAGAacttgcatgattttttttttttttaagagcatggTTAGAAATTAAATTGTATAGATGAAAACTTTACTACATTTGTATTCCCAGCTTGTACACGGGATAATCACCATGCATGGtgttacatctttttaaaatcttttctttgttgaatgtttgtttatttttgaaggagagagagagacagcgagtgagcaggggaggagcagagagaaagggagacacagaatccaaggagGGCTCcaagctcctagctgtcagcacagagcccgacctggggcttgaacccccaaaccgggacatcatgacctgagccgaagctggaagcttaaccgactgagccacccaggagccccttgtggGCGTTACATCTTAACTTTAATGGCTCGGTCACTTTCCAGCGATGTCACCTTCAGCACGTTATTTAACccctctctgtctcactttccAAATCTCTGAAGTGGGTGGCAATAAATAAGCCCTACCTTCTGGGGCGGCTGTGAGGGTTAAGTGACTTAACGTCGAGAAAGTGCTTACGGCAGGAcgcggcacacagtaggtgccatGGAAATACTGCCGGTGAAGGAAAATGAGGATTTCAGTTGTGGGTTGATGAATCGTCACTCTTAGAATGTGTTTTTTTGATTACCGTGGGCCCTGTATTCTGTGCACGTCGTTAATTCTTTAAAGCTTCATGAACAGTACATGTTGGTAACTCACGTTCCAGCCGCATCTTCTGCCAGTTGTGTGGGTGAGGGAGGGACCCTTACCCCTTTTGAGTCTCTTCACGGTCTGCCCCGCAAGGTGGCTGGGAACACGGGGGAGCAACGCGGGTGGGGAACTTGGGGGAACAACGTGGGTCGGGAGGCTCCGCCCACCCCTGAGCGCAGGCAGGCGAGGTAAGTGACTAGCTGGAGTTAAGGCCTTGTGAATTTCAAGGACCCGGATGTAGATCCCTCCGCCCGCTGGGGGAAGGGCTGGACTGTCCCGCAGCTGCGCCCCCTCTCGGTTCTGAGAGCTTCGCCGGGCTTTGTTCATGCTGTGCTGGGCTCCTTCTCTGGGCTCGTTCTGCACCTCACTGCCTCTGTGAACCAGGCGGAGGCTTCACGGGACAACACCCCCGATTCCCTGTGGCCCAGCTGCTTAAGGGTGCCGTCTAGAAGCCCTGAATCACAACATGATCCAGCTTTGACTTTCTGCAGAGGTACGTTGGCCAACGCTTGTTCGTGTGATCAGGGCAGGCGCTCCCAGTTCATCCAGGGAAGCCGGCTCGTGGCTCATGCGAGATTGGTCCCACAGTTGCAGAGGGTACTCTGGAATGTAGGAACCGTGGACCTAGaaaggaggcaggcagagtatCGGTGGTATCTTACCTGGCATTGTTGAGGGAAACATCACTCGTGTTTCCCGGTACAGAGCTTTGCAGTAACCAAGATTTTTCTTATGTGACCTTCAAAACGACCTTGTGCAGTTGACcagagaactgaggctcagagaagcggAGTGACCTGGCCGGGGCCACTAAGACGTCCACCTGGAACTGACCCGTCCCAAACCCCTTCACATGGTActttcttcttctgccttttgTTGACAACCGGGCAGGATAGCTTTTTGCTGGGTTGGATAGCGTCCTCCAGGAATTCATGTTCACCCGCATGCTCAGAACGCGACCTTATTGGGAAGCAGGGTCCACGTAGGTAGATGTTGTTAGTTACGATTAGGTCCTGTTGGAGAAGGATGGGCCTTGAATCCAACACGATTCATTAGAAGAGACGGGGATGGACATGCACGGAGGATAGAAGATGTGAAGACGGAGGGATTGGGGGAAGACTGatatgggggggtgggcagagatggGGAGGTGCAGCCACAAGTGGAGGAACACCTGGGGCCACCGGAAGCTGGAGGAGTCAAAgaaggatcctcccctagagGCTTCAGAGGGAGCCTGGCCCTGCCAGCATCTTAATttcagacctccagcctccagaactatgttACCCTAGGTCTCTATCGATTAGGCCACCTCATTTGTGGGCCTTTGTCACTGTCGCG is a genomic window of Acinonyx jubatus isolate Ajub_Pintada_27869175 chromosome D1, VMU_Ajub_asm_v1.0, whole genome shotgun sequence containing:
- the SMIM35 gene encoding small integral membrane protein 35, with translation MLVTHVPAASSASCVGLVNFKDPDVDPSARWGKGWTVPQLRPLSVLRASPGFVHAVLGSFSGLVLHLTASVNQAEASRDNTPDSLWPSCLRVPSRSPESQHDPALTFCRGEDSISTLGLILGVGLSLLLVSVLGYSLAKWYQRGYCWEGPNFVFNLYQIRNLKEPEAGPPFTISGHVSSSDGGYVKFSNRLV